The Legionella beliardensis genome includes a window with the following:
- a CDS encoding tetratricopeptide repeat protein, with protein sequence MTYIESSKLINEDRFIHEVVQEILAGNTRRLPLLIDTFKLPVFKKRLETDRALQQVIAKVCADCEQQIKDGNSFALVLQARLYYFGIGYPLDYQKTIYLYERAIPLGNSEAMFGRAVMHYLGRGGPVNLPEAIRLYEQAIQLGNSYAMIGRALMHEQGQSGPVNLPEAIRLYEQAIQLGNSYAMNNRATLYRFGQGGPVNYPEAIRLYEQAIQSGNSNAMNNRALMHQNGQGGPVNYPEAIRLYEQAIQLGNSYAMNNRALMHERGQGGPVNYPEAIRLYEQAIQLGNSYAMNNRALMHERGQGGPVNLPEAIRLYEQAIQLGHSDAMFYRAVMHQQGQGGPVNLPEAIRLYEQAIQLGDSDAMTNRALMHEQGQGGPVNYPEAIRLYECAARQGDAYAIHRLTLITFNENLAQQLLEIIWRDLLTGQSFTTRTLSALSQYCKSEIINRLKEEPLSTSLTFLKQLKTNPNHPLAFILNDGQLAQAHQTDEFKSLMTQAKTILDTRITFFNQGTKQETNSDFNRLPLELKMTLFSFVQPNLDSDKQVNFFLPQLNLF encoded by the coding sequence ATGACTTACATTGAATCCTCTAAGCTGATTAATGAAGACCGCTTCATCCATGAAGTTGTTCAAGAAATATTAGCGGGAAACACGAGACGACTACCATTATTAATAGATACGTTTAAGTTACCTGTGTTTAAAAAACGGCTAGAAACGGATAGGGCATTACAACAGGTGATTGCGAAGGTCTGTGCTGACTGTGAGCAGCAAATCAAAGACGGCAACTCCTTTGCTCTGGTACTGCAAGCACGCTTGTATTATTTTGGGATAGGTTATCCACTAGATTATCAAAAGACGATTTACTTGTATGAGCGGGCCATACCATTAGGCAATAGCGAGGCTATGTTTGGTCGAGCGGTGATGCACTATTTAGGCCGAGGCGGCCCAGTAAATCTTCCCGAAGCCATTCGCCTCTATGAGCAAGCGATACAATTAGGCAATAGTTATGCCATGATTGGTCGCGCCCTTATGCATGAGCAAGGCCAAAGTGGCCCTGTAAATTTACCCGAAGCCATTCGCCTCTATGAGCAAGCCATACAATTAGGCAATAGTTATGCCATGAATAATCGCGCCACCCTATATCGATTCGGTCAAGGCGGGCCTGTAAATTATCCCGAGGCTATTCGGCTCTATGAGCAAGCCATACAATCAGGCAATAGTAATGCCATGAATAATCGCGCCTTGATGCACCAGAATGGTCAAGGTGGGCCTGTAAATTATCCCGAGGCTATTCGGCTCTATGAGCAAGCCATACAATTAGGCAATAGTTATGCCATGAATAATCGCGCTTTGATGCATGAGCGAGGCCAAGGTGGGCCTGTAAATTATCCCGAGGCTATTCGGCTCTATGAGCAAGCCATACAATTAGGCAATAGTTATGCCATGAATAATCGCGCTTTGATGCATGAGCGAGGCCAAGGTGGGCCTGTAAATTTACCCGAAGCCATTCGCCTCTATGAGCAAGCCATACAATTAGGCCATAGTGATGCCATGTTTTACCGTGCCGTGATGCATCAGCAAGGCCAAGGTGGGCCTGTAAATTTACCCGAAGCCATTCGCCTCTATGAGCAAGCGATACAATTAGGCGATAGTGATGCCATGACTAATCGTGCCCTGATGCATGAGCAAGGCCAAGGTGGGCCCGTGAACTATCCTGAAGCCATTCGCTTGTATGAATGTGCCGCTCGCCAAGGAGATGCTTACGCTATACATCGCCTTACATTAATAACCTTCAATGAAAATCTAGCGCAACAACTTCTTGAAATCATCTGGCGTGACCTTCTTACGGGGCAATCTTTTACTACCAGGACCCTTTCAGCATTAAGTCAATATTGTAAATCAGAGATTATTAACCGTTTAAAAGAAGAACCCCTAAGCACAAGCCTGACCTTCTTGAAACAACTAAAGACCAATCCCAACCACCCGCTTGCTTTCATTCTTAATGACGGCCAACTGGCGCAAGCGCACCAAACCGACGAATTTAAATCACTCATGACTCAAGCAAAAACAATCCTTGATACACGAATTACTTTTTTTAACCAAGGCACTAAACAAGAAACAAACTCAGACTTTAACCGCTTACCCTTAGAGCTTAAAATGACCCTTTTTTCATTCGTGCAACCCAATCTAGACTCTGATAAACAGGTAAACTTTTTTCTACCTCAATTAAATTTGTTTTAG
- a CDS encoding leucine-rich repeat domain-containing protein, whose protein sequence is MQFFATGCTNLIEIVWPHNLKTIAAWAFHECKNLSLLDTPPTLQTIELGAFYGCCNLRTIILRENLNCIEDRVFAECPNIKVIIIDTLDEKIYERIKAKIPSNLKVNVMPYNV, encoded by the coding sequence ATTCAATTTTTCGCAACAGGTTGCACCAACCTTATAGAAATAGTTTGGCCTCATAATCTTAAAACAATCGCTGCATGGGCATTCCATGAATGCAAAAATCTCTCTTTACTTGATACACCACCCACGTTACAAACAATAGAGCTTGGTGCATTTTATGGATGTTGTAATCTAAGAACAATCATTTTACGAGAAAATCTCAATTGCATTGAGGATCGTGTTTTCGCCGAATGCCCAAACATTAAAGTGATTATTATTGATACACTGGATGAAAAAATTTATGAAAGAATAAAAGCAAAAATTCCAAGTAATTTGAAAGTTAATGTTATGCCTTATAATGTTTAG
- a CDS encoding alkaline phosphatase family protein produces the protein MKQVWLLIFKCLCFLFFMSTTYAAEYYKETVARVPVPVKVTVANKNWVTTISICNNTAQSISLKDIEFNFNYVLTMPSNIWGSPWVAWKLDSQQGNQVVLVGGTEWSPNLPPDANCSNPMTISFNASPNSPLPTSPFVFKAADGVAVSGTLSVKMDKAPVEELVNPEVTVTGMGNTSKQILPWGQEWRLTNLVSGSYTVTANNITNGMDTYQATPVTVTVKANQTASATVKYMRVAANVGSLTINMQAAPAQELTNPQVTLTGQGITRQQVMNWNSPWQINNLAPGSYKITASNVNNGTDFFSAAPVTANVIAQTSATANVTYTRVSDGRPTSWNNIKHIVMITFENTNEVDAVRQPFMKSLLTTGAYLGDFRATTHPSQPNYFALIGGSTFNVTSNSNVNLDGKHLGDLLIEKGKTWKAYVEDLPSAPCYTGSSRGNYVRKHAPFISFKSVQNNPTICKNIVPANQFFTDLANNNLPSFALYTPNELNDGHDTDVSFSDAWLAQTFGPIFNNPNVMKDTLFILTFDEDAWTEANKVYTAFVGAGVKASMRSNSRYTHYSLLKTIEEIYQLGTLNRNDLSAKLITDIWQP, from the coding sequence ATGAAGCAAGTATGGCTTTTAATTTTTAAGTGTCTGTGTTTTCTTTTTTTTATGTCGACTACGTATGCTGCAGAGTATTATAAGGAAACTGTTGCACGAGTTCCTGTTCCTGTAAAAGTAACGGTAGCAAATAAAAACTGGGTAACGACAATTTCAATTTGCAATAATACCGCTCAGTCAATTTCACTTAAAGATATTGAGTTTAATTTTAATTATGTACTTACTATGCCTAGCAACATTTGGGGTTCACCCTGGGTTGCATGGAAATTAGATAGCCAACAAGGGAATCAAGTGGTGCTAGTAGGAGGGACAGAATGGTCACCTAATCTTCCACCCGATGCTAACTGTAGTAATCCAATGACTATTTCTTTTAATGCTTCTCCAAATTCACCACTTCCCACGAGCCCATTTGTTTTTAAAGCTGCAGATGGCGTTGCTGTAAGTGGCACCTTAAGTGTTAAGATGGACAAGGCGCCAGTAGAAGAATTAGTAAATCCAGAAGTCACCGTAACAGGAATGGGAAACACCAGTAAGCAAATTCTCCCTTGGGGGCAAGAATGGCGATTAACTAATCTTGTCTCTGGTAGTTATACGGTTACGGCAAATAATATTACTAATGGTATGGATACTTATCAGGCCACACCAGTTACAGTGACTGTAAAAGCAAATCAAACAGCAAGTGCTACTGTTAAGTATATGCGTGTGGCTGCAAATGTTGGTAGTCTGACGATTAACATGCAAGCAGCACCAGCTCAAGAACTCACTAATCCGCAAGTGACTTTAACAGGACAAGGCATCACCCGCCAACAAGTAATGAATTGGAACAGCCCGTGGCAAATTAACAATTTAGCGCCTGGCAGTTATAAAATCACAGCAAGTAATGTCAATAATGGCACAGATTTCTTTTCTGCTGCGCCTGTTACTGCAAATGTTATTGCACAAACTAGTGCAACAGCTAATGTGACTTATACACGTGTTAGTGATGGGCGTCCAACATCATGGAACAACATCAAACATATCGTAATGATTACGTTTGAAAATACCAATGAAGTCGATGCAGTAAGACAACCATTCATGAAATCACTACTTACAACGGGTGCCTACCTTGGCGATTTTCGTGCAACGACGCATCCTTCTCAGCCAAATTATTTCGCTCTAATTGGCGGAAGTACATTTAATGTAACCTCGAACAGTAATGTCAATTTAGATGGAAAACATCTGGGCGATTTACTTATTGAGAAAGGTAAAACGTGGAAGGCATATGTTGAAGATTTGCCATCGGCCCCTTGTTATACAGGTTCAAGTCGAGGGAATTATGTACGTAAGCATGCACCATTTATTAGTTTTAAATCGGTACAAAATAATCCTACAATTTGCAAAAATATTGTTCCAGCAAATCAATTTTTTACTGATTTAGCAAACAATAACCTGCCTTCATTTGCGTTATATACACCTAATGAGCTAAATGATGGACATGATACTGATGTTAGTTTTTCTGATGCATGGCTAGCACAAACATTCGGTCCTATTTTTAATAATCCTAATGTGATGAAAGATACACTCTTCATTCTTACTTTTGATGAAGATGCCTGGACAGAGGCTAACAAAGTTTATACAGCATTCGTAGGTGCGGGAGTAAAGGCTAGTATGCGCTCAAATTCTCGATATACGCACTATAGTCTTTTAAAAACAATTGAAGAAATCTATCAACTTGGTACATTAAATAGAAATGATTTGTCAGCAAAATTAATAACAGATATTTGGCAACCATAA